One window of Flavobacterium dauae genomic DNA carries:
- the cysC gene encoding adenylyl-sulfate kinase, producing MNENIVFHNYVVSRKARNSQYKQPSFVLWFTGLSGSGKSTIANVVEQELFKKGFKTYTLDGDNIRSGINKGLSFSEEDRHENLRRIAEVGKLFVDAGIITIAAFVSPLEKDRKLVKDIIGKQDFVEIFVNTSLAECERRDVKGLYKKARAGEIKNFTGIDAPYESPQNPDILIETEKEGIDEVVKKVITFVENKLENA from the coding sequence ATGAATGAAAATATAGTATTCCATAACTACGTGGTCTCAAGAAAAGCCAGAAATAGCCAGTACAAACAGCCTTCCTTTGTCCTTTGGTTTACGGGACTTTCAGGTTCCGGAAAATCTACTATTGCAAATGTAGTAGAACAAGAACTTTTCAAAAAAGGATTTAAAACCTATACCTTAGACGGCGATAATATACGGTCTGGTATTAATAAAGGATTAAGTTTTTCCGAAGAAGACCGCCATGAAAACCTAAGAAGAATTGCCGAAGTGGGCAAGCTTTTTGTCGATGCAGGTATCATTACAATTGCTGCATTTGTTTCTCCGCTTGAGAAGGATCGTAAATTAGTCAAAGACATAATAGGTAAACAAGATTTTGTGGAAATTTTTGTCAATACAAGCCTTGCCGAATGCGAAAGAAGAGACGTCAAAGGGCTGTACAAAAAAGCACGAGCGGGTGAAATAAAAAACTTTACCGGAATTGATGCACCTTATGAATCTCCGCAAAATCCGGACATATTAATTGAAACAGAAAAAGAAGGCATTGATGAAGTAGTCAAAAAAGTAATTACCTTTGTTGAAAATAAATTAGAAAACGCATAA